In Oceanispirochaeta sp., one genomic interval encodes:
- a CDS encoding type II toxin-antitoxin system HicA family toxin has product MTGKKIMKVLKKHGWYLERITGSHHIFYKEGFRSIAVPVHGKKDLGPGLLKAIFRQAGLEKDEL; this is encoded by the coding sequence ATGACCGGAAAAAAAATAATGAAAGTTTTAAAGAAACATGGATGGTACCTTGAACGAATAACAGGATCCCATCACATATTCTACAAAGAAGGATTCCGGTCTATAGCTGTACCTGTTCATGGTAAAAAGGATTTGGGACCAGGATTACTCAAGGCAATATTCAGACAGGCAGGATTAGAAAAGGATGAGTTATGA
- a CDS encoding type II toxin-antitoxin system HicB family antitoxin, translating to MNYKCRLNQEENGYYVEFPDLQNVFTEGNTMGESLMNAYEALNGVLEVDVSHGLLPPPPSAEGEDLYPIEVAPHVEIAIQLRNLRGIRTQKSIAEKLGLSYQAYQRLENPIKGNPTIKTLEKIAKAMGQNLKITLSA from the coding sequence ATGAATTACAAATGTCGTCTTAATCAGGAAGAAAATGGATATTATGTAGAGTTTCCTGACCTTCAGAATGTTTTTACCGAAGGGAATACAATGGGTGAATCCCTAATGAATGCCTATGAAGCATTAAACGGCGTACTGGAAGTAGACGTTTCCCATGGGTTGCTCCCTCCTCCCCCATCTGCAGAAGGGGAGGATCTCTATCCCATTGAAGTTGCCCCTCATGTAGAAATTGCCATTCAGCTGCGTAACTTGCGAGGAATACGCACACAGAAGAGTATTGCCGAAAAACTGGGATTGTCTTATCAGGCATACCAAAGGCTGGAAAACCCAATAAAGGGGAACCCGACGATTAAAACCCTGGAAAAAATAGCGAAAGCTATGGGACAAAACCTGAAAATAACGTTAAGCGCGTAA